A single region of the Sorghum bicolor cultivar BTx623 chromosome 7, Sorghum_bicolor_NCBIv3, whole genome shotgun sequence genome encodes:
- the LOC110437110 gene encoding putative F-box/LRR-repeat protein 23, with protein MDVDPSPLLESPVRDWSELPLDPLSSIFMKLGAIEVLMGAGLVCRSWLAAAKAPEIWRFVDMTRHKLVFSKSTSILCAMARVAIDRSDGRMESFWAQQFVTDELLDYIGNRANYLKSIRLVSCAYFWHMPLVMMVDKCPLLEEIECSYQIMPEGFFRNLGIVCPQLKRLRINIEEWYDSDEIWREMKMECRRQNGELDEDEESEEETAEAWEARINEVAFAIAESLPELRLLQLAGNSLTNKGLYAILKGCPHLECLDISDYSNLHVNGELRARCSNLKHVLFHKQQNKVCCPDLHVIGEKEGEDYKAHYALPFIKR; from the exons ATGGATGTGGACCCAAGCCCCTTGCTGGAGTCACCTGTGAGGGATTGGTCTGAGCTCCCACTCGACCCTCTCTCCTCAATCTTCATGAAGCTTGGGGCCATTGAGGTCCTCATGGGTGCAGGCCTTGTGTGCCGCTCATGGCTGGCAGCTGCAAAGGCACCAGAAATTTGGCGTTTTGTGGACATGACTCGCCATAAGTTAGTTTTCTCGAAGAGCACAAGTATCTTGTGTGCcatggcaagagtagccataGATCGCTCAGATGGAAGGATGGAGTCATTCTGGGCTCAACAATTTGTTACCGACGAACTCTTGGATTACATTGGAAACAG GGCCAATTATTTGAAGAGCATTCGGCTTGTCTCATGCGCATACTTTTGGCATATGCCATTGGTTATGATGGTAGATAAATGTCCGCTTCTGGAGGAGATAGAATGTTCATATCAAATAATGCCAGAAGGTTTTTTCAGGAATCTAGGCATTGTGTGCCCCCAGTTGAAGCGTCTAAGAATCAATATTGAGGAGTGGTATGATTCTGATGAGATCTGGCGTGAGATGAAGATGGAATGTCGCCGGCAAAATGGTGAGCTAGATGAAGACGAGGAATCAGAGGAGGAAACTGCCGAAGCTTGGGAAGCGAGGATAAATGAggttgcctttgccattgcagAGAGCTTGCCTGAGCTTCGGCTTCTTCAGTTGGCAGGCAACAGCCTGACCAACAAAGGGCTCTATGCCATTCTCAAGGGCTGCCCCCATCTCGAATGCCTTGACATCTCTGATTACTCCAATCTCCATGTCAATGGTGAACTCCGAGCTCGATGCTCTAACCTCAAACATGTCTTGTTTCACAAACAGCAGAATAAGGTTTGCTGCCCCGACCTTCATGTCATTGGAGAGAAAGAGGGTGAAGACTACAAGGCTCACTATGCCCTACCTTTCATCAAAAGATGA